The window CTAGCTCTAAAATCTCATCGACACTTTGCCCCGCCTTAGCTGCTCGGGCAGCAGCTACAGCAAGAGCGCCAATCCCATAAGAAGCCGAACAGGAATCAAACACATGTACCTTGCCTGGCGAGTCCTCCAGCATCGTGGAAGCTAGCAGCGCCGACTGATACGTTCCGCTCAGCACAGATGCCAAATGAATCGAGATAACCTCCGTATCGGGCTCTTCAAGCAGTCTCTGATACAAGTCCAGAAACTCTGCAGGAGACGGCTGTGACGTTCGGGGAAAGTGAGGTGACGAGGTTAGCTTCGGATAAAATTCCTCAGACTGCAACGTCACCGTATCTAAATATTCTTCATCTCCAAAATGAATCTTGAGAGGCACCATCTCGATGTTAAGTTCTTGTCTGAGTGCCAAAGGTATGTCGGCCGTGCTGTCCGTTACGATACGAATGTTTGTCAACAGGGCTCACTCCATTTCACGAATTTATCCACGGCTAATGGTATTCTTTTACTCAACGGAAAACAGGTACGCATACAAAGGCTGTCCGCCAGGATGAAGCTCAATTTCTATTTCGGGATAAGCCGCTTGAATGAACGCCTCCAGCTCCTCCGTCTCTGCATCGACGGCATCTTCTCCGGTGAGGATAGTGACAATTTCGCTGCTTTCTTCAATCATTTCCTCCAGCAGCTTCTTACAAGCATCCAGGAGACTCGGCTGAGAAGATACAATGCGCCCATCTTGAATGCCAATAAAATGGCCCTGTTTAATGTCAATACCGTCCATGTTCGTATCGCGCACAGCGTAAGTAACTTGGCCCGATTTTACACGTCGAAGCGACTCACTCATGGCTTCCGTATTTGTTTTGGCATCCGCCTTCTCTTGGAACGCCAGAATGGCTGCAAGACCTTGCGGAATCGATTTAGATGGGATCACAATCAGCGTTTTATTGTCTACCAGTTCAATAGCTTGCTGCGCAGCCAAAATAATGTTGGAGTTGTTGGGCAGCACATAAATGGTGTCTGCATCAATACTGTTAACCGCATTCACAATATCCTCGGTGCTTGGGTTCATCGTCTGTCCACCGGAGAGAACGACATCGACGCCTACACTAGACAAAATATCGGTAATGCCATCACCTAGAGCAACCGCTACGAAACCATACGGCTTGCTTGGCGGTACAGCTGCGGCCGTAGTAGAAACAGGAGCTTCGTACCCTTCGGTCATATCTTCCAATATATGTGAATGCTGATCGCGCATATTTTCAATTTTGATACGGCTCAGAGCACCGTAATTCATCGCTTGGTTCATTACTTCCCCCGGGTATTCGGCGTGAATATGAACCTTCACCAACTCGTCATCGGCTACAACCAGCAGCGAATCCCCCAACTTGCTCAATTGATCACGGAACGTGCCTTCATCGAAAACTTGTCCTTTGACCTTACCTGGAGCAATCGTCAGCATAAATTCCGTGCAGTATCCAAATTCGATGTCTTCCGTGGCCAAATGTGCCTGCGCGGGAAGATGTGCGTGCACTTCCTTCGCTAAGTTCATACCGGGAACGAGTGAAACAGCACCAAGTGTTGTATCCATCGTAGCATAGTCATCGTTCACTTGAACCAGACCGCCGCTTAACGCCGCTACAAAGCCTTCATAGACACATACAAGCCCTTGTCCGCCTGCATCTACCACACCGACCTGTTTGAGCACAGCAAGCTGCTCAGGCGTTCTAGCGAGGGCTTCCTTAGCTTTGCCCAGAACCTCCTGCATGAGATCAAGCAGGTCGCTTCCACGTCTATATTGTGCGGCATGCTTAGCTGCTTCTTTTGATACCGTCAAAATGGTTCCTTCCACCGGCTTCACAACAGCTTTGTAAGCTGTCTCTACGCCTTGCTGCAGAGCGCCGGCGAATTGCTGTACATTTACATGCTCAAGATCATGCACATGCTTCGCGAATCCGCGAAACAGCTGTGACAAAATAACCCCTGAGTTGCCTCTTGCGCCCATCAATAACCCTTTGGACAACGCATCAGCTGCTTTCCCAATATGGGAGGATGGCTTCTTTTTAAGTTCCTCACAACCCGCAGTGAGTGTCAAATTCATGTTGGTGCCGGTATCTCCGTCGGGTACAGGAAAAACGTTCAATCCATTAACCTTATCTACATTTCTGCGAAGGTTATCCGCACCCGCCAAGACCATGGCAGTGAAGTCATTTCCATTTATTGAAATAAAGCGCTTACTCAAAGTGATTCCCCTTCCTGGTTATCGGGCTTTTACTTGGCTACACGAACGCCCTGAACAAAAATGTTCACATCGTCCACATGAAGCCCTACAACGTCATTCAAAATATATTTGACTTTCGTTTGGACATTACCTGCGACTACGGATATTTTCGTTCCGTAGCTGACAATAATATAAAGATCAATTTCGAGTCGCCCGTTTTCATGGCGGACTTCGACGCCGCGGCTTAAATTG is drawn from Paenibacillus sp. V4I7 and contains these coding sequences:
- a CDS encoding DAK2 domain-containing protein, with amino-acid sequence MSKRFISINGNDFTAMVLAGADNLRRNVDKVNGLNVFPVPDGDTGTNMNLTLTAGCEELKKKPSSHIGKAADALSKGLLMGARGNSGVILSQLFRGFAKHVHDLEHVNVQQFAGALQQGVETAYKAVVKPVEGTILTVSKEAAKHAAQYRRGSDLLDLMQEVLGKAKEALARTPEQLAVLKQVGVVDAGGQGLVCVYEGFVAALSGGLVQVNDDYATMDTTLGAVSLVPGMNLAKEVHAHLPAQAHLATEDIEFGYCTEFMLTIAPGKVKGQVFDEGTFRDQLSKLGDSLLVVADDELVKVHIHAEYPGEVMNQAMNYGALSRIKIENMRDQHSHILEDMTEGYEAPVSTTAAAVPPSKPYGFVAVALGDGITDILSSVGVDVVLSGGQTMNPSTEDIVNAVNSIDADTIYVLPNNSNIILAAQQAIELVDNKTLIVIPSKSIPQGLAAILAFQEKADAKTNTEAMSESLRRVKSGQVTYAVRDTNMDGIDIKQGHFIGIQDGRIVSSQPSLLDACKKLLEEMIEESSEIVTILTGEDAVDAETEELEAFIQAAYPEIEIELHPGGQPLYAYLFSVE
- a CDS encoding DegV family protein: MTNIRIVTDSTADIPLALRQELNIEMVPLKIHFGDEEYLDTVTLQSEEFYPKLTSSPHFPRTSQPSPAEFLDLYQRLLEEPDTEVISIHLASVLSGTYQSALLASTMLEDSPGKVHVFDSCSASYGIGALAVAAARAAKAGQSVDEILELVRTLRENFYIYFLVDTLEFLQKGGRIGKASALFGSLLNIKPILSLDRSGEVAAIDKVRGHKKAVARILELLATDVSGKTIRSLHIAHANNLEGAEQLRAAIMQQFVVEHVDYITLGPVIGAHAGPGTIAAFVSTV
- a CDS encoding Asp23/Gls24 family envelope stress response protein, which codes for MPIELTTEYGKVYITNEVISTLAGSAALDCYGLVGMATRKQLKDGIAELLGRDNLSRGVEVRHENGRLEIDLYIIVSYGTKISVVAGNVQTKVKYILNDVVGLHVDDVNIFVQGVRVAK